Proteins from a genomic interval of Echeneis naucrates chromosome 21, fEcheNa1.1, whole genome shotgun sequence:
- the commd6 gene encoding COMM domain-containing protein 6, which yields MPSAQELSGTNKLVDSICRLSPDLLADACQHILIYLQGQTRGVDSAEISDRFRRAGVRLDHEILQDIARFFLLTFRSAGKDNLSGDDLVLKLEEGSNKWSKASLQVLHRLWSEHGASVHAQQQVQAMLSIGQLVDIQWKLGMAVSSDTCRSLNSPYVTLLLKIVEPSGQIYQRSFEMTIPQFQNFHKQFKEMAAVMETV from the exons aTGCCCTCAGCTCAGGAGTTATCCG GCACCAACAAACTTGTGGACAGCATCTGCAGGCTTTCTCCAGATCTGTTAGCTGACGCG TGTCAGCACATACTGATTTATCTCCAAGGGCAGACTAGAGGAGTAGATTCAGCTGAAATATCTGAT AGGTTTCGAAGAGCTGGAGTCAGACTTGACCATGAAATTCTGCAGGACAttgccagattttttttgctAACGTTCAG GTCAGCTGGGAAGGACAACCTCTCGGGAGATGATCTTGTGTTAAAGTTGGAAGAAGGCAGCAACAAGTGGTCCAAAGCGTCCCTTCAGGTGTTGCATAGGTTGTGGAGCGAGCATGGCGCCTCAGTCCATGCTCAGCAGCAGGTCCAGGCCATGCTCAGCATCGGCCAA TTGGTGGACATACAGTGGAAGCTCGGTATGGCAGTGAGCTCCGATACCTGCCGATCTCTCAACTCCCCATATGTGACTCTATTACTGAAGATCGTTGAGCCCTCTGGACAAATTTATCAGAGGTCTTTTGAGATGACCATTCCACAGTTTCAG AATTTTCACAAGCAGTTCAAGGAGATGGCAGCTGTTATGGAGACTGTTTGA